GTCGTACGGCGTCGAGGGGATGACGACCTTCAGGCCCGGTTCGTGGGCGTAGAACGCCTCCTTCGACTCGGAGTGGTGTTCCGGTGCGCGGATGCCACCGCCGTAGGGCGCGCGGATCACCATCGGGCACGTGAACCGGCCGCGACTGCGGGTCCGCAGGCGACCGACGTGGCTGACGATCTGGTCGAAGGCGGGGTACATGAACCCCGAGAACTGGATCTCGGGGACCGGCTTCAGGCCGTAGGCGGCCATGCCGACCGAACAGCCGACGATACCGGACTCCGCCAGCGGCGTGTCGATGACGCGGTCCTCGCCGAACTCGTCGTAGAGTCCCTCGGTCGCGCGGAAGACGCCGCCGTTCTTGCCGACGTCCTCCCCGAGGACGATGACTTCGTCGTCGTTGTGCATCTCGGTGTAGAGACCGTCTCTGACCGACTGTACCAGCGTCAGGTTCTGTGTCTGTTGTGCGTCTGCCATACTCAGTCCTCCAGAAAGGCGCTGTCGCCGTGTCGCTCGCGGAGCGCCGCGAACTCCTCGTACTGTTCGCGCAGGTGCGGGGGGAGCTCCGCGAAGGTGTGTTCGAACATCTCTTCGGGTTCCGGTCGCGGCACCGACTCGGCCGCCTCGATGGCGTCGGCGACCTCCGCCTCGACCGACGCCTGGATCTCCTCGACACGCTCGTCGTCGAGGATCTCGCGGTCCCGCAGGTACGACTCCAGTCGGGGGATCGGGTCCTTCTGCTTCCAGCGTTCGACCTCGTCGTCGTCCCGGTAGACGGTCGGGTCGTCGGCGGTCGTGTGCGCGCCGAAGCGGTACTGCACCGCCTCGATCAGCGTCGGTCGCAACTCGCCCTCGTCGGGGTTCTTCGCCTTCTCGACGGCCTCGCGGGTCACTTTGTAGACGGCGAGCGGGTCCATCCCGTCGACTTGCACGCCCTCGAAGCCGTAGGCGACCGCCTTCTGTGCGAGGGTCTCGCTCGCGGTCTGTCGCTCGCGGGGGACCGAGATGGCCCACTGGTTGTTGTTACAGAAGAAGACGGCCGGCGCGTCGAAGACGCCGGCGAAGTTGAGTCCCTCGTGGAAGTCGCCCTCCGAGGTGGCACCGTCGCCGAAGTAGGTCAGGAAGGCCTTCTCGTCGCCCTTCAGTCGGGAGGCCCACGCCGCGCCCGTCGCGTGGAGAATCTGGGTTGCGATGGGCACGGCGACCGGGAAGACGTTCACGTCCTCGGCGACCTTGTTGCCGTCCTCGTGGCCCATCCAGTAGAGGAGGGTCTGTTTCAGGGGGAGGCCGCGAACCACGGCGGCACCGTGTTCGCGGTAACTCGGGAACAGCCAGTCCTCGTCGTCCAGCGCGTGGGCGCTCCCGATCTGGGCACCCTCCTGTCCGGACAGCGGCGGGTAGGTGCCCATCCGCCCCTGTCGCTGGAGGCTGACGGCCCGCTTGTCGAAGTGGCGGGCCAACCGCATCTGTCGGTACATCTCGACCAGTTTCTCCTCGGAGAGGTCCGGTTCCTCGCCGACGACGTTGCCGTCCTCGTCGAGCACCTGTACCTGCTCCAGAGGGTCACGCTCTAGCGTACTCACGGTCGTACCCACCTACACATACGCGAAGCGTCTCGGTCGCACGGTATATGATTTTCGTAAATAGTTTACTATAGTCGGGATTCTTGCCAGCGCGGGTACGAATCTGTCCACCTGTCCGGGAGAAAATTTGGAACTCTCGATTCCTCACGGTCTATGCGGAACGAATCGTGAGTGTCCCGTGCGTTTCCGACCAGAAGTAGACGATTGGGACGCCAAGAACAGTGTAGGGCGCTACCGAGACACACGCTTCGTCGGCGATCGCAGCCACGCGCCATCACTCACAACCGACCAGCGTCGAGAGTCGCACCCACACGTCGTCGCCGGACCGCTCTCACTCCCGCATCGGCACGAACCGCACCGCGCCGTGAGTCTCGCGTTCGAGCGAGCCGTCTGCGAGTCGCCGAACGCGAACCAACGTCTGGCGACCGGTCCCGACCGGACCGACGACCACGCCGCCGGGGCGGACCTGCTTGATCACGGCGTCGGGCAACTCGGCGGGCGCGCATGTGAGGTACGCACAGTCGTAGGGCGCGTGCTCGGGCCAGCCCTCGTGGCCGTCGCCGACGCGGACCTGCACGTCGTACGCGAGGTCGGCGAACCGTTCGCGGGCCGACTCGGCGAGCGTCGGCTCGAACTCGACGCTGTACACCGTACTGGGTGCGACGACCTCGCCGGTCACGGCGGCGTGGTAGCCACACCCGGTGCCGATCTCCAGCACGCGGTCGCCGGGCGAGAGGGCGAGGAGGTCGGTCATCTTCGCCACCATGTGCGGCGCGGAGATGGTCTGACCCGCGCCGATCCGGAGGGGGCGGTCCTCGTAGGCCGACTCGCGGGACTCTAGCGGGACGAACTCGTGGCGCGGAACG
This genomic window from Salinirubrum litoreum contains:
- the pdhA gene encoding pyruvate dehydrogenase (acetyl-transferring) E1 component subunit alpha — translated: MSTLERDPLEQVQVLDEDGNVVGEEPDLSEEKLVEMYRQMRLARHFDKRAVSLQRQGRMGTYPPLSGQEGAQIGSAHALDDEDWLFPSYREHGAAVVRGLPLKQTLLYWMGHEDGNKVAEDVNVFPVAVPIATQILHATGAAWASRLKGDEKAFLTYFGDGATSEGDFHEGLNFAGVFDAPAVFFCNNNQWAISVPRERQTASETLAQKAVAYGFEGVQVDGMDPLAVYKVTREAVEKAKNPDEGELRPTLIEAVQYRFGAHTTADDPTVYRDDDEVERWKQKDPIPRLESYLRDREILDDERVEEIQASVEAEVADAIEAAESVPRPEPEEMFEHTFAELPPHLREQYEEFAALRERHGDSAFLED
- a CDS encoding protein-L-isoaspartate(D-aspartate) O-methyltransferase, whose product is MSRADDRDAMVRRLRQRGVIGRDSTADALRAVPRHEFVPLESRESAYEDRPLRIGAGQTISAPHMVAKMTDLLALSPGDRVLEIGTGCGYHAAVTGEVVAPSTVYSVEFEPTLAESARERFADLAYDVQVRVGDGHEGWPEHAPYDCAYLTCAPAELPDAVIKQVRPGGVVVGPVGTGRQTLVRVRRLADGSLERETHGAVRFVPMRE